A single window of Gossypium hirsutum isolate 1008001.06 chromosome A10, Gossypium_hirsutum_v2.1, whole genome shotgun sequence DNA harbors:
- the LOC121208465 gene encoding acetate/butyrate--CoA ligase AAE7, peroxisomal: protein MEMRDIDDLPKNAANYMALTPLWFLERAATVHPTRKAVIHGSRTYTWLQTYQRCRRLASALSKSSIGVGSSVAIIAPNIPALYEAHFGIPMSGAVVNTINIRLNASTIAFLLGHSQSTVVIVDQEFFNLAEDALRIMKEKSQGNFTPPLVIVIADESCNPETLKYALGQGAIEYEKFLESGDPDFAWKPPQDEWQSIALGYTSGTTASPKGVVLHHRGAYLMALSNPIIWEMNEGAVYLWTLPMFHCNGWCFPWTLAAVCGTNICLRQVTAKGVYSAIAKYRVTHFCAAPVVLNSIVNAPPEETILPLPHVVRVMTAGAAPPPSVLAGMSQKGFRVTHTYGLSETYGPSTVCAWKPEWDSLPPETQARLNARQGVRYVGLECLDVISTQTGQPVPADGKTIGEIVFRGNIVMKGYLKNPKANEETFANGWFHSGDLGVKNPDGYIEIKDRSKDIIISGGENISSVEVENSLYLHPAVMEASVVARADERWGESPCAFVTLKPGVDKSDEQRLAEDIMKFCRSKMPAYWVPKSVIFGPLPKTATGKIQKHVLRAKAKELGPVRMSKL, encoded by the exons ATGGAGATGCGAGACATCGACGACCTTCCAAAGAACGCCGCTAACTACATGGCTTTGACGCCGTTGTGGTTCTTGGAACGAGCCGCCACGGTTCATCCCACCAGAAAAGCGGTGATCCATGGATCTCGAACGTACACGTGGCTCCAAACTTACCAGCGTTGCCGTCGCTTGGCTTCAGCTCTTTCGAAAAGCTCCATCGGCGTTGGTAGCTCG GTAGCCATAATTGCACCAAACATTCCTGCTTTGTATGAAGCTCATTTTGGGATTCCAATGTCTGGTGCTGTTGTAAACACCATCAATATTCGCCTAAATGCATCAACTATTGCTTTCCTTTTGGGTCATTCACAATCCACCGTCGTCATTGTGGACCAAGAGTTTTTCAATTTGGCAGAGGATGCTTTGAGAATCATGAAGGAGAAAAGCCAAGGCAATTTCACACCTCCGCTTGTTATTGTCATTGCTGACGAAAGCTGCAACCCGGAAACACTTAAGTATGCTTTGGGGCAAGGAGCCATTGAGTATGAGAAGTTCTTAGAAAGTGGTGACCCTGACTTTGCTTGGAAGCCTCCTCAAGATGAGTGGCAAAGCATTGCTTTAGGCTATACTTCCGGTACGACAGCCAGCCCAAAAGGGGTGGTATTACATCACCGAGGGGCATATCTAATGGCTTTGAGTAATCCTATTATATGGGAAATGAATGAAGGAGCTGTATATTTATGGACTCTGCCCATGTTCCATTGTAATGGTTGGTGTTTTCCTTGGACACTTGCAGCTGTTTGTGGAACTAACATATGCCTCCGACAG GTAACAGCGAAGGGCGTATACTCGGCCATCGCGAAGTACAGGGTGACTCACTTCTGTGCTGCACCTGTGGTTCTCAATTCCATAGTTAATGCCCCGCCTGAGGAAACCATTCTGCCCCTCCCCCATGTTGTTCGTGTAATGACAGCTGGTGCAGCCCCACCTCCTTCTGTCCTTGCTGGAATGTCCCAGAAAGGTTTCCGAGTCACCCACACTTACGGTCTCTCCGAAACCTATGGTCCTTCTACAGTGTGTGCATGGAAGCCTGAATGGGACTCCCTACCACCTGAAACTCAAGCTCGTCTAAATGCACGTCAAGGTGTCCGATACGTTGGTTTAGAGTGCCTAGATGTCATTAGTACTCAAACTGGTCAGCCCGTACCTGCTGATGGAAAAACCATTGGAGAAATAGTGTTTCGCGGTAACATTGTGATGAAAGGCTACTTAAAGAACCCGAAAGCAAATGAGGAAACATTTGCAAATGGCTGGTTTCACTCCGGGGATCTGGGTGTGAAAAATCCAGATGGATACATTGAAATAAAAGATAGGTCGAAGGACATAATCATATCGGGAGGCGAAAACATCAGCAGCGTGGAAGTGGAAAACAGTCTCTATTTGCACCCTGCAGTAATGGAGGCATCGGTGGTGGCAAGGGCGGACGAGCGGTGGGGAGAGTCACCTTGTGCTTTCGTGACCTTGAAGCCTGGGGTGGACAAATCCGATGAACAACGGTTAGCTGAAGACATAATGAAGTTCTGCAGGTCCAAGATGCCTGCATACTGGGTTCCAAAATCAGTGATATTTGGTCCACTGCCAAAGACGGCCACAGGTAAGATTCAGAAGCATGTGCTAAGAGCGAAGGCAAAAGAGTTGGGACCCGTCAGGATGAGTAAGTTATAA
- the LOC107896614 gene encoding chitinase-like protein 2, whose protein sequence is MEAKWLVLFSVAAMLVALANCQESLKPLVKMVKGKKLCDKGWECKGWSKYCCNHTISDYFQTYQFEDLFAKRNTPVAHAVGFWDYHSFITAAAQYQPHGFGTTGEKLQNMKEVAAFLGHVGSKTSCGYGVATGGPLAWGLCYNKEMSPSKIYCDDYYKYTYPCTPGVSYHGRGALPIYWNYNYGETGEALKVDLLNHPEYLEDNATLAFQTAMWRWMTPMKKHQPSAHDVFVGNWKPTKNDTLAKRVPGFGTTMNVLYGDQVCGQGDSDSMNNMISHYLYYLDLLGVGREEAGPHDMLTCEEQEPFTVSPSSATSS, encoded by the exons ATGGAAGCCAAATGGCTGGTTCTTTTTTCAGTGGCGGCAATGCTGGTGGCACTGGCCAACTGCCAGGAATCGTTGAAGCCATTGGTGAAGATGGTAAAGGGCAAGAAGCTGTGTGACAAAGGGTGGGAATGTAAAGGGTGGTCAAAGTATTGTTGCAACCATACCATTTCTGATTACTTCCAAACTTACCAGTTTGAGGACCTTTTTGCGAAGCGTAACACGCCGGTAGCACATGCGGTTGGGTTCTGGGATTACCATTCCTTCATTACTGCTGCTGCTCAGTATCAGCCTCATGGATTTGGTACCACCGGGGAAAAGCTCCAGAATATGAAGGAAGTCGCTGCTTTTCTTGGACATGTCGGCAGCAAAACTTCAT GTGGCTATGGAGTCGCTACCGGGGGACCATTGGCTTGGGGTCTTTGCTACAACAAAGAAATGAGCCCTAGCAAAATATATTGCGATGATTACTATAAATACACCTATCCTTGCACACCAGGAGTCTCATATCATGGCCGTGGTGCCTTGCCTATCTACTGGAACTACAACTATGGGGAAACTGGAGAGGCTTTGAAGGTGGACTTGTTGAACCACCCAGAATACTTAGAAGACAACGCAACCTTGGCTTTCCAGACAGCAATGTGGAGGTGGATGACGCCGATGAAGAAACACCAACCCTCAGCCCATGACGTTTTCGTTGGCAACTGGAAACCAACCAAGAACGACACCTTGGCCAAGAGGGTTCCAGGTTTTGGAACCACCATGAATGTTCTTTATGGTGACCAAGTTTGTGGTCAAGGTGATAGTGATTCCATGAACAATATGATCTCTCATTACCTTTATTACCTTGACCTTTTGGGAGTTGGCCGAGAAGAAGCTGGTCCTCATGATATGCTCACCTGTGAAGAACAAGAACCCTTCACTGTTTCTCCCTCATCTGCAACATCATCAtga